The Pseudomonas berkeleyensis genome includes a region encoding these proteins:
- a CDS encoding electron transfer flavoprotein subunit beta/FixA family protein, translating into MKVLVAVKRVVDYNVKVRVKADNSGVDLANVKMSMNPFCEIAVEEAVRLKEKGVASEIVVVSIGPATAQEQLRTALALGADRAILVESSDDLNSLAVAKLLKAVVDKEQPQLVILGKQAIDSDNNQTGQMLGALTGFAQGTFASKVEVAGDKVNVTREIDGGLQTVALNLPAIVTTDLRLNEPRYASLPNIMKAKKKPLETVTPDALGVSTASTVKTLKVEAPAARSAGIKVKSVAELVEKLKNEAKVI; encoded by the coding sequence ATGAAGGTTCTTGTAGCTGTCAAACGAGTGGTTGACTACAACGTCAAGGTTCGCGTCAAGGCGGACAACAGCGGCGTCGACCTCGCCAACGTCAAGATGTCCATGAACCCCTTCTGCGAGATCGCCGTGGAAGAAGCCGTACGCCTGAAGGAGAAAGGCGTGGCGAGCGAAATCGTCGTCGTCTCCATTGGTCCGGCCACTGCCCAGGAGCAACTGCGTACCGCGCTGGCTCTGGGGGCCGACCGTGCCATCCTGGTCGAGTCCAGTGACGATCTGAACTCCCTGGCCGTGGCCAAGCTGCTCAAGGCAGTGGTCGACAAGGAGCAGCCGCAGCTGGTCATCCTCGGTAAGCAAGCCATCGACAGCGACAACAACCAGACCGGCCAGATGCTGGGCGCGCTGACTGGCTTCGCCCAGGGCACCTTCGCTTCCAAGGTCGAAGTGGCTGGCGACAAGGTCAACGTTACCCGTGAGATCGATGGCGGTCTGCAGACCGTTGCACTGAACCTGCCGGCGATCGTCACCACCGACCTGCGCCTGAACGAGCCGCGCTACGCATCGCTGCCGAACATCATGAAGGCCAAGAAGAAGCCGCTGGAAACCGTTACCCCGGACGCACTGGGCGTTTCCACCGCTTCCACCGTCAAGACCCTGAAAGTCGAAGCGCCGGCTGCTCGCAGCGCAGGCATCAAGGTCAAGTCCGTGGCTGAACTGGTCGAGAAACTGAAGAACGAGGCGAAGGTAATCTAA